In Aspergillus luchuensis IFO 4308 DNA, chromosome 1, nearly complete sequence, the following are encoded in one genomic region:
- a CDS encoding uncharacterized protein (COG:M;~EggNog:ENOG410PWIQ), with product MLGNVIPRDLWKTCFRKAISGGHDEVFQLLMNKAPDVLSKTDYCEALLKASYVGSEGVIDVLASKVQLIPNSQAVMDEAL from the coding sequence ATGTTAGGAAATGTCATTCCTAGGGATCTATGGAAAACGTGCTTCAGGAAAGCCATCTCAGGTGGTCACGATGAGGTCTTTCAGCTTCTTATGAATAAAGCTCCTGATGTTCTGTCGAAGACGGACTACTGCGAGGCTCTCCTGAAAGCCTCATACGTGGGAAGCGAAGGCGTGATAGATGTACTGGCTTCGAAGGTCCAGCTTATTCCGAACAGCCAAGCCGTGATGGATGAGGCCCTGTGA
- a CDS encoding uncharacterized protein (COG:S;~EggNog:ENOG410PSN3;~InterPro:IPR023213) → MPWTTTEHSPNTLTRPLGPNEVFIKLVSDFGHPLGREHWAVNYTITIRPRGDFEADLLPALIRHSWLHLRFQHPSLAAHPDSSNANLVYTIPDSVETLNQWASQTFFIKSDAQSADDVIRTIAPAPDARLYYIPKSSQILLHTAHWRTDGVGGFLLLGQLVDLMSTHADTILSGNIPDPFDAFTWGTETTRLSLSVEEAGNMTLTPTDEQKDIAQEAVETFAYAQGAIGIPYTGDATTIPSGTRAAELTFTPATTAAVLSATKARGLGITAATHASVAAVNFRHAIPEHRAQGRHYTSTIRHTLRPYMPQPYSGPAGAATLFTTGWMYRVDASSTWEDNARKYHAEYRRGLTEEYILAHREYATMLVKLLRNLPAPDEPPSDVDISSLGVLEKYLQREYGSPESGFSILYAGLGVEMLARQGVVYVWTFRDQLTLRLVFNEAYHTEQQMEEFLRDIKADLLRELGVEE, encoded by the coding sequence ATGCCGTGGACTACAACCGAGCACTCGCCGAACACTCTCACCCGGCCCCTTGGCCCTAACGAGGTGTTCATCAAGCTGGTCAGTGACTTTGGCCACCCACTAGGCCGTGAACACTGGGCAGTGAACTACACTATCACCATCCGTCCCCGTGGGGACTTCGAAGCCGATCTCCTCCCAGCCCTGATCCGCCACAGCTGGTTGCACCTGCGCTTCCAACACCCTAGTCTAGCCGCGCATCCAGACTCCTCCAACGCCAACCTCGTGTACACAATCCCCGACTCTGTCGAGACCCTCAACCAATGGGCCTCGCaaaccttcttcatcaaatcGGACGCCCAATCCGCCGACGATGTGATCCGTACCATCGCACCCGCCCCTGACGCCCGACTCTACTACATCCCAAAATCCTCGCAAATCCTCCTGCACACCGCACACTGGCGCACTGACGGAGTAGgcggcttcctcctcctcggccagcTCGTTGACCTAATGTCCACTCACGCCGACACCATTCTCTCAGGGAACATCCCCGACCCCTTCGACGCCTTCACCTGGGGAACAGAAACCACCCGACTATCCCTATCCGTCGAAGAAGCCGGCAACATGACCCTAACCCCGACAGACGAGCAAAAGGACATCGCACAGGAAGCAGTAGAGACCTTCGCCTACGCCCAAGGCGCCATCGGAATCCCATACACGGGCGacgccaccaccatcccgtcGGGCACCCGAGCCGCCGAGCTAACCTTCACCCCGGCGACCACCGCCGCTGTTCTCTCCGCCACGAAAGCCCGGGGCCTCGGCATTACTGCCGCCACGCACGCAAGCGTCGCAGCAGTAAACTTCCGGCATGCTATCCCCGAGCACCGTGCCCAGGGTCGTCACTACACCAGCACTATCCGGCACACGCTGCGGCCGTATATGCCCCAACCATACTCCGGCCCCGCAGGAGCCGCCACGCTGTTCACCACGGGCTGGATGTACCGCGTCGACGCCTCAAGTACCTGGGAAGACAATGCGCGCAAGTATCACGCTGAGTATCGGCGGGGCCTTACTGAAGAGTATATCCTCGCTCATCGCGAATATGCGACTATGttggtgaagttgctgcGGAACCTTCCGGCACCGGATGAGCCGCCGAGTGATGTCGATATCAGTAGTTTAGGGGTTCTAGAGAAGTATTTGCAGAGGGAGTATGGAAGTCCTGAGAGTGGGTTTAGTATCTTGTATGCGGGACTTGGGGTGGAGATGCTCGCAAGACAGGGCGTGGTGTATGTTTGGACGTTTCGGGATCAGTTGACGTTGAGGCTAGTGTTTAATGAGGCGTATCATACGGAGCAGCAGATGGAGGAGTTTTTGAGGGATATCAAGGCGGATTTGTTAAgggagttgggggtggaagagTAG